From the Zymoseptoria tritici IPO323 chromosome 2, whole genome shotgun sequence genome, the window TTTTGCGTTGAGGATGCAGCATTTGGTACTGGGCGTGAAGTCGAGGACATTTGCACTGGGGAATATTAAGATTGGGGATATTTTGAATGAGGTTTTGGATATGGTCAGGTCGCATCACGTTAGGTTGGAAGGAGACTTTGTCAACGTTGTGCTTTCTATCTTGCTACTGGAGGGGATCGGACGCAACCTGGATCCGGAGATGGATTTGTTCTCGGGGTAGGCATCCGCTTTCTCTTGGTCCTGACCTTCTCGATATCCCGCTAACATGCTTCGCAGTGCCCTCCCCATTCTCCGGCAACTCGGCGCGCAGTCCAGCAAGTCCATCTTCCAGTCGGGAGACCTATCAATGGTGAAAGTCTGGGCGGGACTCGAAGCGAGGAAGTTTTTGCAGGCGAGCGTCGAGAGCGTGGAGAATTGTGTCAAGTATGATATGTTGTCGCCGAACTTTTAGGACGACAGGGCGTGGGTAAACAGGCCCATGCGAATTTTGGCAGGAGATGGATGATCTCGGCCCAgcaagaggagaagagaatGCATTGTGACGCTTCCTTCCAGTCGACGGTTGGATTTGATTCGAGCGGTGATCTCCTCATTTTCCTGCTCGATCAGTCTTCAAGCCTCCTGCAACGAATGACACGAACAGCGCCAGGACTGCCACGTATGCCGCTGTAGTGGCAAAGATCCTGTCCCTGTTCGCCCTAGTAAAAAAAGAACATGCCAAATGAAAAAATCAAGATTTACGCCATCAGGAGACCCAGCTTCACGCCGTCTGATTCGACAGTGTACAACGGCAGTACCGAAACCACCAGGAGTAGCACAGCCAGGGCAGCACTGATGACTCCTGTCAATCGCGTTACCCACTTGTCTTCGAAGACTCGTGCGTTGAACATGAATTGATCCGAGTTGCCATCGTTCGCACGTACGGCGGTCAAAGCTCTCGGGTAAAAGTCTCTCAGGAAGTTGGTGATCAAGTCGTCGTCCAGTGATGTCTTCCAAACAACTAGATCTTGTTCTCGGGCATCTCCATTTCCGCGTGGAAGGTAGTCTCCCCGACAATGTCGTTCTCGCTATTCACATATTCGGCCACGGCTCGGAGACTACCCTTTACACGCGTTCCCGGCTCATTGAGACGGGCTATGCTGCTGGCCGATGATAGAGCAAGAATCTAGACTCTCTCGTCAGCGAAGGGCCGCGGTGAGTAGTGCATCCATCCTATGATAAGTCTCAAGCTTTCCTCGAATCTTGTCGCTTAGATGGTGCATTTCCCATCCCACGGTTTCTGGCAATACCGGCCCACTGCTGAATCCTGGCCCAATTCACTTGCGACGAAATTGCGTCGTCGTCTCGTACCATCGATGTTTCCAGCCGTTCGAGCTCTCTCTCCAAGCTAGCGAGTTCATTCTGCATAAATACCAAGTTCAAGGCCGTCAGTTTGTTGAACTTTTGGAAAACGAACATTTCATGGTCGAGGCCCTCGACTATGAAGTTGATCAAACCTGGGAATCCACGCTGAGGCCTCGCATAGTCGTGTACAGATCTTTTGAGATCTGAGGCTGCCTCCGAGTTGGGGCCCTCGGGAGCAGCTCCTGTATGACCGCGTGAACCTTCGTCGCCAGGTCTGTCTGCATCGCTGCGTCTTAGCTCCGAGTCGGCCATGTTGAATGTCGAGAGCGTGTTCCCTGTGTTTGCCTCGCTCGGCGATAAGTTTTCAGAAGATCAACGAAACGATACGCTCGCAGGTGAGCTGAATGAAAACAGGGAGTGGCAGCTCGCCATGTATGATATGTCCTCTGACCAGACTTATAGGCTTCAAGAGCACAATGCGGGAGCAGTCAGAGTAAGCACCACATAAGCCCATCATTGGGCGTTGTGGAAGCGAAGTGCATGTACTATGCTGCGAACCTATGCACACCAGGTTTAACGCAGCTCAGACGAGTCTTCGACATCCGGCGTCGCTGCACCTCCACGCAGTCTTGCTATCATTCAAACCGCGCCGCGCGCTGTATCCTGAGGAAAGGGAACCATTTTGAAGAGTGGTTCATGGCAAAATCCTGGTCAGATCACCATCGTATTCATTACAGCACATACCCGCCACCTCCATGACACATCTCCAGCCAGCCTCAGCATGGCATATATCATAACAACATCGTCACTCCCATCATTCATCATCCGCTGCATCAACTCACCCCCTCACTAAAATACCGCTTACTCCGCCCCTTGTTccctctctcctccgccctgTACCCGCCACCACCCAACCCTCCATCCACAACCCTCGGGTCCAACGGTAATTTCGTATGATGCACCACATGCGGGCGATAGACCGCTTCCACAGGTGGCATCCAGTCGTCCAAACCGAGGGGGAAGTACTCGTACAAGAGATCGGCGGACTCATCGGGGGAGTTAATGGAGTGCAGACCTGCGGCGTCGCGGGTGGAGAAAGAGGGTGGGCGGACGGGAGGTGGGAGGCGACTTCGTTTTGAGGTGTGGACGATTggtggggaggtggaggaggggttTGTTGTACTCCGCGTTGTGGGGTCCAAGGGAGAGGGTGTGGGTGTTTCGtcttcgaggagggagaggtttacgggcgctggaggaggagggcgcattgttgttgatgatggcggTCGATTTGGGTTTAAGCGAGGTTGTTCGTAGGGTGTGGGAGGGGTTGTGAGGGGAGCTTGTGCGCCAGAGGTGGTGTGTTGTTGAGAAGAGTATTGTTGGTCAGCAGGTTGTTGAGGTGGCCAATTGAGCGCATTGgtctgctgctgttgttggaAGTTTTCGGACTCATGAGGATCGTAGAACGAAGCCATCGATACACTCGGAGCATGATGCCGTTCTGTCTTGATGGGATTCGAAGTCGGTGCTTCTGTCTTTTGCTGCTTCGGGGTCGCAGTCGGGCCCTCATTAGACGAGCTGGATGCTCTGCCTGGAAGGTTCGATGTCTTCCTCGCATGACCACCACCATTCAGCGGCATGTCTTTTCTCGACTGAAAGTTCCGTGGACTTCGACCTCGTACAATGATAGCACCTGATTGAACTGAAGCGATGGGAATCTTCCCGCCCGTCGCGAGGGTCGCGAGCAACTTTAGCTTCACTACAAAGTGTTGCTGCAATTCTTTCCGTCGACCATTATTCGCGGTCGCGATTCTGAATTGCAATCTTTTCCACTGAAACGGAAAGCTAGCGAAGTCCGTATTCATCTCCTGAACATTTATCAAATCAATAGGAAACGAAGGAGGCTCGCGCTCCGTCTTGTCCTCCGGTACAGACGACGTCGGATTCGTAGGTGTCTTCCACGGCACAGAAATGATCTTGACTGAGTTTCCTTCTGTTGACTCCGTCGCGCTGATCACCAACTCTTGTCCGATTATGGGTATTTGCTCTCCCTGCTCTGTCATGATGTACCTCAACGTCCTGGGTAATGTGATCTCTCCTGTGATCTGGAACAGATTCCTCCGATAGCACGTCAACTCCGAGGGGGGAGGTTGTGCATCTCCTGCCGATGCCCACGGCGACTCGGCCAGGAAGAACATGCCATGTAATTGCGCTGATAGCGATATTGTTGTTCGCCGATATGTGTAGTCGAGAAGTGTATAGTCTAGTGTCGGAGGCGAGAAGCTCAACAGCTTATTGTCGCGATCGATCGAAGGCGTTTCGGTATCATGAGCATCATTCTGCGCCGGAGCTTCGAATGCGCTAACGACATCAGAGAAGGGATCTTCGTACGCGCTGGCGAAGCGCTTGAGAGGTTGCTGTTGCAATGAATGCAGATTCAGATCCTCACTCCTGCGACACAAAACCACAATCAGCTCCAACACAACGAAACCGAGACGTATGGTCGCAACTCACGCGGCATAACCTCCATACGTCGAATGATGGTCCGCAAACTCCGACGGCAGCAGCATTTCCTGGAACGGATCCTGCTGCGAACCACCGGCATTGGGATGCTGCATCTGCGTCGCCAGGTAGGTCATGGTCGAAGGATCGAAGCCGGAGAGGTCCATGGTGGGCGGTGGGGATGTCGTAGGCGCATGTATGAGAGAGGGGGCGCCGTTGAATGAACTCTACATTCGCATATGCGGACAGAGGGTAGTATGCGCTCGTAGGGCGGTGTGGTGGAAACTCTCCCTCGGAAGAGCGTGGTGTGGTAGCTGGTGGTGTAGATGCACTTCTCCCAATGTGTgtttcctcctcttcacagTTGCAAGACAGACCCGTCAAAGAGGTCCCGCTGCTTGTCTTCCTGCGCCGAGCCAGCCACTCCGCTTCGCCCTGCTTCTGAGGTGTTGTAGTCGCACCGAACTTCGCGACCCGTGTGAGGGTGTAGAGGCACGGCAGCAGCTCGACGCGGATAATGTGCAACACGGAATCCTCGCTCTTTCCCGCGAATTTGATTGCTGTTCGGGAGGATTCGATGCGGTAGGCCGTACAGGTCGTGCAGTCGGTCGCACGTCGAACAGTCTGGTTGCAAAGTCGATCAATGCATCCTGCACTCGTTCATCATTTTGTTGCTCGTCTCTCTATCGTTCCCATCGGATGGAGCTCCCCCCGACGGTGGGGCTGGAAGCCTGGAACGCTGTACCGTGTCTTGCTGGTGGTCGACTCGTCGGATGCCTAATGCCAGTTTCCTGGGATGAGGTGAGCAGTTCCTTCTGTCGTCGATGCTGCTGAAACGTGTGACAATTATAATTTCATTGCATGATGATAGATGGAGTGTGGTGAAGGTCATGCTACCTTATTGATCGTCCTGTCCATGTGGGCGGGCGTGAGCGGCCTTCCCCGACACGAGTCATGAAGAAGATCCCGATCCGATCGAGACCCTGGCGTGTGGACTGTGGGGAGAGCTTACCTTACCTTAGGTTCTTCCATGTCCACGAGCACGTGCGGATGCATTGTCCAGATAGAGAAGTCTAACTCCCGTCGTTTCGAGGAACAACGTCGACGATGAGGGAGAGGCGCGTGGGCCACATCACAAAGAAAACTCATGCACCAAAGTCTGGAGCAAATCCATGCGgttccctcctccttcagccAATACCAAGTACCTTAGCTCAGCACCAAGTCCTCCGTATATCCGTACATATATCTAGTATCTCCTACAAGTCCGCCCAAGACAGGACCAGCCCTGCTTGCCATGTCCCACGAACGCTTCCTCAAGTCGGAGGAACCATAGTCCAAGTCGCCGCATCACAACTGACCTCCTCAAATCCATGCAAAACACTAAACCCCATCGCCGACAATCCATCGAAATTCCCGTCCCCATCCATCTACCCAACACGTTAGCGATCACCTCATCCACAGACTGTCTTTCTTGAGGTGGTTCAATACTCACATAATCCAACAAACAAGCCCCACAACCCTGCGCCTTGACCTGCCTCATCCCCAAAAGAATCAATCCTTGCAACAACGTCGAATACTCACCCACACTCGGACTGATGACCGGACTACTAATTCCTCCCACCGTCCCACCATCTCCCACCTCCCTTGAAGCGGGCACAAACTCCGCTAATGTAGATTGCATATTGTACAGCACCACCGTGCCGACCAGGGCACCATCCTCCGGCCTCTTGGCGCGAATGATACCGCACGCAGCCGGGTCCGCGAGGGCGAGCTTGTACACTTCCGCGAGACCTTGGCGATTGTTGGTTTTGATGTGGTCCAGCACCGGGCCGGCGTAGTCCCAGCCGTagacgaggtcgaagtcgacgtttgCACTTTGCAAGCTCTTGGCCATGCCGTCAGGTGGCGACCACGTGCTCAAATTGCGGGCGACCATACTGCACACGGAGCGAGAGAGGGCCGTGTTCCATCCCAGATCTGCGAACCACGAGCGGAGACGTTTGCGGTCGGAGGTGTGTTGACCCGTCGGGATGCCGAGGTAGAGAGATGGCAAGCGGGAGCCAAGTTGGAAGCGCTTGACGCCTTCACGTTGGAGGAGAGTACGGAGCGCGCGGGAGTGAAGGGAGTGGCCGATGGAGAGTTTGCGGCGGGAAGGGTCGACGAATAGAGCGGCGATGACGCCTGTTCCCGTGGCGGTAAAGTGGTAGGTTGCGCAGAAGCCGTAGAGGGTgtgggtggaggagttgCGGACGACGTAGTGGGCTTCGAGGATGGAGGGGTTGTGTAGGAGGAAAGAGTTGTTGGTTGCGGAGGCGAGGTGCGAGCGGAGGCCCGGTGGGGTAGCGTCGTTACAGGCGGTGATGAGGGCGTCCAAGGCGGTCGAGTCGCGTTCTTCGTTGAAGGACTCCACGAGCCAGTGTTGCTTTGATTGGGAGATCTTGTGGGATTGGGAGAGGGCGCCAGGGAGAGTTCCGGCGGGGACGAAGTCGCCATAGAGGACTTTGACGAGGGACATGAGGGCGGTTTCAGTGAAGTCGTACGTGCAGATGTAGGTGCCAATGGACTGATCCATGGCGAAGTCATAGGGTGAGGAGAcggagacgacgatgaggggTTTCTCGCGCCGTTCGCCACCGGAGGTGTAGTGCATGTTGCAGATCATGGAGACGTGCTTGGTGAAGCCGTGTTGGTATAGATTGCGATTGGCATCGGcggtgacgatgatgatggcgCTGGCCCGGTTGATGAGATTTTCATGCTGAGGGCGAACTCCATTGGCGGTGTAGGACGTGTGCAGGACGCGGCCGCTTCGTTGGCGTGCGAGAGAGCGTCCTAGCTCGCGGAAGACTCGTTCGCCGGACATGACGGATGCACTCCGCTCCCACACGGCTGGTTCAGGTGATCCGTTTGTCGCCTGCTCTGACAGCTGTCTCGATGCAGCTGAGGCGACCAGTGGCTTGACGAGGGGAGTCAAGAGGAGCAACTCATCCTCGGGCTCCATAATGTTGGTAAGAGGGAGAAGTCGGTTCTTGTCCCTCACCACGGTGATCGACGAGTTGTACGCTTTTGTCGACAATGTGGTGTGAGAGGGCTGTAGTCTCGATAGCAAAGGGATTCCAGCTGGATTGAGTGCCTTCTCCCACGAAGTGCACTTCGCCTTCATATCGAGCACCCTCTGCAATGACTGCCTTAACCTGGCTTTCGAAATCATAGCATTCTCCACCCCAAGCTTGAAGCCCTCAATAGCTTCCTGTTGATGCGCGTATGATCGACAGAGCAGGACGATGTCACACCCAGCATTAATAGCCATGACGgtccctcctccaactccgaTATTGTGGCTCAAAGCATCCATCTCAAGGCAGTCTGAAATGACCACACCGTCAAATTTGAGGTCGACTCGTAGCAGATCGTTCACGACTTGCTCGGACAGACAAGCGTGCATGACATTCAGTCCAGCTGAAGACATGGCACATCCACCAACCATCATAGCATCCAGACCTTCCTTAATGGCATTGCGGAACGGCACCAGAGCATTCAGACTGAGCGACTCCAAGCTCTCAGTGATAGTCGGTACATCCAGCGCCGAACCCAAGAACTCTAGACTCCCATACGAAGGGAAATGCTTTCCCACTATCGCCCTGTCAGCCGCTAGCCACCATCACAGACCCACAATGATACTCACTCATACTAACGCCCGCATCCCGATAACCCTTCATGAACGCAATTCCATACGCGCTCACCTCCTGCGGATCATCCCCCGTAGTCCTCACGCCCAACGGCTGATTCCTCACATTCGTCAACACATCCAAACATGGACCCATCATCAAATTCAGCCCACACGCCGcaatctcctccgccgtcgcCTTAGCGACTTCATACGCAATCTCCTTGCTGCCTGTCGCCGCGAGACCCATAGCAGAGGGATACTGTCGGATGTAAATCTCGTCGAAGAGGGAGTTGACGCCGCCATTTTCTTGGTCCAGACCGATGAGTAGCGGGACCGAATGACCGGCTTCGTACGCGGTCTTCTGGAGTTCGAGGACGAGGGCGGTGCATTGTTCGGCGGACTGCAGGTTTTTGGCCGTGAGAAGGATGCTGCCGAGGTGGTGTTCGACGATGAGTTTGCGGATTTGGGGCGTGACGGTGGTTCCTTCGAAGCCCATCATGAAGAGCTGGCCGAGAGTCTTGTCCATGTCGTCCCAGATCGGGTCCAGCCCGTTGGGACCGCCATTGTTGTTGGCCCTGCTGGTTGAGGCCATCCTGCTGGCACTATTGGGTGGTTATCGACATGCGGAGAACCGAGTACTGTTTGGACCCTCGGGAAGGACAATGGATGCTGTCGAAGTTCCGCTGCAGGCTGATTTAATGTCCGTGCAGTCAGTTCCAGCACTCTTTCGAGGTGTGTCTCGATTGAGCTACGCTGTCCGATGCGAGTCGCGTAAATGCTAGCCAGCGTTCTGTCCGATCAACGGGCCGAAGTGAATGTGTCCGAGCTGTCAATGGCTGGGGTATATCCTTCGATACTTGCAGACCTGTGCAATGATGAGAAACCGATGCAGTATCGGTCGTCGGATAGCAGCGTCAATGTCGCAGGCAACTGTAATCCCGTCGACAGGTTGAGGTCGCATCCGATGGAGAGTGGTCCAGACCAGGGTATTGAAAGTTGACAAAAATCGCCGCAGACTCTGCCAGAAGTCATTGCATGCATTTGTGTGGAGGCACAACTTTGCGGGTGCACGATACTGTGCCACCATCTGGTGCTCAACCCAGAAAACACGGAAACCATATGTATCGTCAATCGTGATCGTCATTGCTACCTATCTAATATCCGTCCGGTAGCTCAATAATCATTGAACAATGTACATGGCATTTCCAAGCCCGCTCAAATTGTTCCAACAACTGTCTCAATAATCTCGAAGTCTGAGAGCTCGCTCTGTAGCTGTGTTCAGTCGCTCATGTACTCGTCCCGTGCGCTGTGCACGGAATTAGACGGCGTCTTCACTCCACCGCATCTAGGCACCCGACAGCAACAGCCGCCCCAACGACACTGCTCTCCCCGGAACACCCCAATCTCACGTAGCCCTCCTCGCATTCGCCGACTCCACAGAGCTCGTCCAATACCCGCTGAGCCCGCTGCCTGTATCCGGGGTACTTTTCAACGATGCTGCCCGCACACGCCACACTGACCCGACTCTGGTCCGTAGTAGGTCTCAGGCCTTCAGCTTCACAACGCACAACCCAAAGAGCGTGCAGGGCAGTCGCAAGATATGTCGATGCCCGGCAGGTGATGGATTGTGCGATGGAACGGAGAAAGGACAGATCGGGTGCCAATATTTGGGTTTTTGAGTCGGGCGGGTAGTGAGGAAGTATCGCGGCTCGGGACAGGGATAGCGTGGGCGTTGTGTCTGCTTCGAAGATCGCAAGAAGTGAGGCGTCGACTGAGTAGGGTGTCGTCCGCCAGGCAGGaggtagcgagaagaagtcCACTATTGACCCCTCCGCCTCGAGGAGAACAAGACGAAAGATCTCTGCAAGATAGCGGCCTGTGATGAGGTATTCTAGTGGTTGGAAGTCCGGCAAAGGATGTGAAGCATTGAGCTGGTCGTCCCAGTGTGTTCGTGGTAATGAGCGTTTACCGAGCATGGAAAGCTCGGTGTTGACGAGGACATGGGTAGTGTCTGAGAACCAGGATTCAGGGCGGTCGCCGAATTTAGACGGATGAAGGGAGGATACCGGGAGATAGACAGCTGCGTTTGTGCCTGTTCCGAGGATGAGCGACATACGGACTGAAGAATCGCGGTATGATTGTGCGAGGAGTGTTGCGGCAGAGTCGTTGACGATTGCACGCATTTCGACGTTGAGCTTCTTCGCGCGGCAAGATCGCATGATGAGGGAGGAAAGATCTTGGTTCTCGACGCCGTGCGTTGCGAGGAAGCCTTTACCCATTGCGAGTAGCCGGCCGGAATGAGGAGAGGTCTGCTCGATTGGAAAGGACCAAGCAAGACCCATTGGGAGATGAGCATTGGAGGTGCCCCGGATATGGTTGTACTCATGAAGCATATCGCCAATGCGATCGGCCATCCAGTCAAAGAATGCTTCGCCACGGAGACGCCGTACCGTCTCATCAATAGTGAACGTTCGTATCCGGCGGATCTGAAGACTGTCGGAGCGACATGGTGTGTCTGGGGTGTGTGTGGCAGAGCAAGTAGAGCTGTGCTCTGCTTTCGTCTTTCCAGCCAATCTGATGAGAGCTATTCTGAACGTCGAACCACCGACATCC encodes:
- the HKX2 gene encoding uncharacterized protein (hexokinase; hexokinase type IV glucokinase; hexokinase D; hexokinase type IV; hexokinase (phosphorylating); ATP-dependent hexokinase; glucose ATP phosphotransferase; cell_comp: GO:0008372;cellular component unknown) gives rise to the protein MDEYLHNVRSQFEAPLHIDRLLEISKQLQQECRDRLQASDISMLPSYQRSLPTGEERGDFLALDVGGSTFRIALIRLAGKTKAEHSSTCSATHTPDTPCRSDSLQIRRIRTFTIDETVRRLRGEAFFDWMADRIGDMLHEYNHIRGTSNAHLPMGLAWSFPIEQTSPHSGRLLAMGKGFLATHGVENQDLSSLIMRSCRAKKLNVEMRAIVNDSAATLLAQSYRDSSVRMSLILGTGTNAAVYLPVSSLHPSKFGDRPESWFSDTTHVLVNTELSMLGKRSLPRTHWDDQLNASHPLPDFQPLEYLITGRYLAEIFRLVLLEAEGSIVDFFSLPPAWRTTPYSVDASLLAIFEADTTPTLSLSRAAILPHYPPDSKTQILAPDLSFLRSIAQSITCRASTYLATALHALWVVRCEAEGLRPTTDQSRVSVACAGSIVEKYPGYRQRAQRVLDELCGVGECEEGYVRLGCSGESSVVGAAVAV